One region of Molothrus aeneus isolate 106 chromosome 1, BPBGC_Maene_1.0, whole genome shotgun sequence genomic DNA includes:
- the LOC136561826 gene encoding tRNA selenocysteine 1-associated protein 1-like isoform X3, producing the protein MGPQASFKGKDLMAKKRECLQAYSWWRTPQKKRKKKNKIKPGRIEFVPSSTNTTRPDYSIFVGELTPEVDDFQLYDYFLKRYPSCIDCKIATDLLGYSRLKAEFQRYQSYNYNDYYQDYQNYYSQWNYDPYADYNYSSYTPYDSMQAVGDCSLGDAVMAPAVFEEASAMTEINDDLITEDPQLYLDVDEMNRQFMETSEELYDALMNCHWQPLDTVTSDIPSAI; encoded by the exons ATGGGACCCCAGGCTTCTTTCAAGGGCAAG GACTTGAtggcaaaaaaaagagaatgtcTCCAGGCCTACAGCTGGTGGAGAACACCCCAGAAGAAAcggaagaaaaagaacaaaataaaaccaggaagAATTGAGTTTGTCCCTAGTAGTACTAACACAACCAG ACCGGACTATTCAATATTTGTTGGGGAGCTGACTCCAGAAGTAGATGATTTTCAGCTCTATGACTATTTCCTAAAGAGGTACCCTTCATGTATTGACTGCAAAATAGCAACAGACCTGCTGGGATATTCCAG ACTGAAAGCAGAATTCCAGCGGTACCAGTCATACAACTATAATGATTATTATCAAGATTATCAGAACTACTATTCACAGTGGAATTACGATCCTTATGCTGACTACAACTACAGCTCCTATACTCCCTATGATAGCATGCAAGCTGTTGGAGACTGTTCTTTAGGAGATGCTGTTATGGCTCCAGCTGTTTTTGAG gAAGCTTCAGCTATGACTGAAATCAATGATGACCTAATAACTGAAG atCCACAGCTGTACTTGGATGTTGATGAAATGAACAGACAATTTATGGAGACAAGTGAAGAACTCTATGATGCCCTCATGAATTGTCACTGGCAACCTCTGGATACGGTCACTTCTGACATCCCCTCTGCTATTTAA
- the PAK1IP1 gene encoding p21-activated protein kinase-interacting protein 1 isoform X1 produces MELVAGCYEQVLLGFATRPGQSWTVVPDFTHHAHTASLSAVAVNNRYVVTGSRDETIQIYDMKKKIEHGALLQHNGTITSLEFYGTAHLLSGAEDGLICIWNTKRWECLKSIKAHKGHVTSLSIHPSGKLALSVGTDKTLRTWNLVEGRSAFIKNLKQNAHIIKWSPDGEKYVTVIANKVDIYRLDTASITGTITTEKRISSLRFITDSVLAIAGDDEMIRFYSCDSQKCLCEFKAHENRIKDIYSFEREGQHVIVTASSDGYIKMWNLDLDKIRDGPSLLCEVNTKARLTCLAVWLDQASEMKENSDKTASSSQETEDEKSSIARINKDFWTTKRVKIAKRKRKNIQEKQKVEAPVQKKKKKQNSSA; encoded by the exons ATGGAGCTGGTGGCGGGGTGCTAcgagcaggtgctgctggggttCGCCACGCGGCCCGGCCAG TCTTGGACAGTCGTCCCTGATTTTACACATCATGCCCACACTGCCTCATTGTCAGCAGTAGCAGTGAATAACAGATATGTGGTCACTGGAAGCAGAGATGAGACAATCCAAATCTatgacatgaaaaagaagatTGAACATGGGGCGCTGCTACAGCACAATG GCACGATAACTTCTTTGGAGTTCTATGGAACAGCACATCTACTGAGTGGGGCTGAAGATGGACTCATTTGTATCTGGAATACAAAGAGATGGGAATGTCTGAAATCCATTAAGGCACATAA GGGACATGTAACATCTCTTTCTATTCATCCTTCTGGGAAATTAGCTTTGTCAGTTGGAACAGATAAAACATTAAG AACTTGGAATCTTGTTGAAGGACGATCAGCCTTCATCAAAAACCTGAAGCAAA ATGCACACATAATTAAATGGTCCCCTGATGGAGAGAAGTATGTGACTGTGATAGCAAACAAAGTGGATATCTACAGACTTGACACAGCTTCAATCACTGGCACCATTACAACAGAGAAGAGGATTTCTTCACTTAGATTTATTACA GATTCTGTCCTTGCCATAGCTGGAGATGATGAAATGATTAGGTTCTACAGCTGTGACTCTCAAAAATGCTTGTGTGAATTTAAAGCTCATGAAAACAg AATAAAAGATATTTACAGTTTTGAAAGAGAAGGACAGCATGTCATTGTTACTGCATCCAGTGACGGTTACATTAAAATGTGGAATCTGGATCTTGATAAG ATTAGAGATGGGCCATCTTTACTGTGTGAAGTCAATACCAAAGCTAGGCTGACATGTCTTGCAGTGTGGCTTGACCAAGcttcagaaatgaaagaaaactctGATAAAACTGCATCATCATCTCAAG aaacagaagatgaaaaatcATCAATAGCCAGGATAAACAAAGATTTTTGGACTACTAAAAGGGttaaaatagcaaaaagaaagagaaaaaatattcaagagaAACAAAAGGTGGAAGCTCCagtgcaaaagaagaaaaagaaacagaatagCTCGGCATGA
- the PAK1IP1 gene encoding p21-activated protein kinase-interacting protein 1 isoform X3, translating to MELVAGCYEQVLLGFATRPGQSWTVVPDFTHHAHTASLSAVAVNNRYVVTGSRDETIQIYDMKKKIEHGALLQHNGTITSLEFYGTAHLLSGAEDGLICIWNTKRWECLKSIKAHKTWNLVEGRSAFIKNLKQNAHIIKWSPDGEKYVTVIANKVDIYRLDTASITGTITTEKRISSLRFITDSVLAIAGDDEMIRFYSCDSQKCLCEFKAHENRIKDIYSFEREGQHVIVTASSDGYIKMWNLDLDKIRDGPSLLCEVNTKARLTCLAVWLDQASEMKENSDKTASSSQETEDEKSSIARINKDFWTTKRVKIAKRKRKNIQEKQKVEAPVQKKKKKQNSSA from the exons ATGGAGCTGGTGGCGGGGTGCTAcgagcaggtgctgctggggttCGCCACGCGGCCCGGCCAG TCTTGGACAGTCGTCCCTGATTTTACACATCATGCCCACACTGCCTCATTGTCAGCAGTAGCAGTGAATAACAGATATGTGGTCACTGGAAGCAGAGATGAGACAATCCAAATCTatgacatgaaaaagaagatTGAACATGGGGCGCTGCTACAGCACAATG GCACGATAACTTCTTTGGAGTTCTATGGAACAGCACATCTACTGAGTGGGGCTGAAGATGGACTCATTTGTATCTGGAATACAAAGAGATGGGAATGTCTGAAATCCATTAAGGCACATAA AACTTGGAATCTTGTTGAAGGACGATCAGCCTTCATCAAAAACCTGAAGCAAA ATGCACACATAATTAAATGGTCCCCTGATGGAGAGAAGTATGTGACTGTGATAGCAAACAAAGTGGATATCTACAGACTTGACACAGCTTCAATCACTGGCACCATTACAACAGAGAAGAGGATTTCTTCACTTAGATTTATTACA GATTCTGTCCTTGCCATAGCTGGAGATGATGAAATGATTAGGTTCTACAGCTGTGACTCTCAAAAATGCTTGTGTGAATTTAAAGCTCATGAAAACAg AATAAAAGATATTTACAGTTTTGAAAGAGAAGGACAGCATGTCATTGTTACTGCATCCAGTGACGGTTACATTAAAATGTGGAATCTGGATCTTGATAAG ATTAGAGATGGGCCATCTTTACTGTGTGAAGTCAATACCAAAGCTAGGCTGACATGTCTTGCAGTGTGGCTTGACCAAGcttcagaaatgaaagaaaactctGATAAAACTGCATCATCATCTCAAG aaacagaagatgaaaaatcATCAATAGCCAGGATAAACAAAGATTTTTGGACTACTAAAAGGGttaaaatagcaaaaagaaagagaaaaaatattcaagagaAACAAAAGGTGGAAGCTCCagtgcaaaagaagaaaaagaaacagaatagCTCGGCATGA
- the LOC136561826 gene encoding tRNA selenocysteine 1-associated protein 1-like isoform X1, translating into MGPQASFKGKDLMAKKRECLQAYSWWRTPQKKRKKKNKIKPGRIEFVPSSTNTTRPDYSIFVGELTPEVDDFQLYDYFLKRYPSCIDCKIATDLLGYSRGYAFVRFGEQGDQMRALQDCQNAPGLGGKRIRLSIGISKRLKAEFQRYQSYNYNDYYQDYQNYYSQWNYDPYADYNYSSYTPYDSMQAVGDCSLGDAVMAPAVFEEASAMTEINDDLITEDPQLYLDVDEMNRQFMETSEELYDALMNCHWQPLDTVTSDIPSAI; encoded by the exons ATGGGACCCCAGGCTTCTTTCAAGGGCAAG GACTTGAtggcaaaaaaaagagaatgtcTCCAGGCCTACAGCTGGTGGAGAACACCCCAGAAGAAAcggaagaaaaagaacaaaataaaaccaggaagAATTGAGTTTGTCCCTAGTAGTACTAACACAACCAG ACCGGACTATTCAATATTTGTTGGGGAGCTGACTCCAGAAGTAGATGATTTTCAGCTCTATGACTATTTCCTAAAGAGGTACCCTTCATGTATTGACTGCAAAATAGCAACAGACCTGCTGGGATATTCCAG AGGGTATGCCTTTGTCAGATTTGGTGAGCAAGGTGATCAGATGAGGGCACTGCAAGACTGCCAGAATGCACCAGGTCTGGGGGGAAAACGAATCCGGCTGAGCATAGGAATTTCTAAAAG ACTGAAAGCAGAATTCCAGCGGTACCAGTCATACAACTATAATGATTATTATCAAGATTATCAGAACTACTATTCACAGTGGAATTACGATCCTTATGCTGACTACAACTACAGCTCCTATACTCCCTATGATAGCATGCAAGCTGTTGGAGACTGTTCTTTAGGAGATGCTGTTATGGCTCCAGCTGTTTTTGAG gAAGCTTCAGCTATGACTGAAATCAATGATGACCTAATAACTGAAG atCCACAGCTGTACTTGGATGTTGATGAAATGAACAGACAATTTATGGAGACAAGTGAAGAACTCTATGATGCCCTCATGAATTGTCACTGGCAACCTCTGGATACGGTCACTTCTGACATCCCCTCTGCTATTTAA
- the LOC136561859 gene encoding transmembrane protein 14C-like, with protein MAVDWLGFGYAALVASGGIIGYAKAGSVPSLAAGLFFGSLAGLGAYQVSQNPNNIWVSLITSGALSAVMGTRFYHSRKFMPAGLIAGVSLLMVGRLALKMLEKPQEK; from the exons ATGGCAGTGGACTGGCTCGGCTTTGGCTACGCCGCCCTGGTGGCATCAGGGGGGATCATTGGCTATGCAAAAGCAG GTAGTGTTCCATCACTAGCTGCTGGCCTTTTCTTTGGGAGTTTGGCTGGACTGGGTGCTTATCAGGTCTCACAGAATCCAAATAACATTTGGGTTTCTCTGa TTACTTCTGGAGCACTGTCTGCTGTCATGGGAACAAGATTTTACCACTCCAGAAAATTCATGCCTGCAGGGCTAATTGCTGGTGTCAG TTTGCTAATGGTTGGAAGATTAGCACTGAAGATGTTGGAAAAGCCCCAGGAAAAGTAA
- the LOC136561826 gene encoding tRNA selenocysteine 1-associated protein 1-like isoform X2 yields the protein MASQDLMAKKRECLQAYSWWRTPQKKRKKKNKIKPGRIEFVPSSTNTTRPDYSIFVGELTPEVDDFQLYDYFLKRYPSCIDCKIATDLLGYSRGYAFVRFGEQGDQMRALQDCQNAPGLGGKRIRLSIGISKRLKAEFQRYQSYNYNDYYQDYQNYYSQWNYDPYADYNYSSYTPYDSMQAVGDCSLGDAVMAPAVFEEASAMTEINDDLITEDPQLYLDVDEMNRQFMETSEELYDALMNCHWQPLDTVTSDIPSAI from the exons ATGGCAAGCCAG GACTTGAtggcaaaaaaaagagaatgtcTCCAGGCCTACAGCTGGTGGAGAACACCCCAGAAGAAAcggaagaaaaagaacaaaataaaaccaggaagAATTGAGTTTGTCCCTAGTAGTACTAACACAACCAG ACCGGACTATTCAATATTTGTTGGGGAGCTGACTCCAGAAGTAGATGATTTTCAGCTCTATGACTATTTCCTAAAGAGGTACCCTTCATGTATTGACTGCAAAATAGCAACAGACCTGCTGGGATATTCCAG AGGGTATGCCTTTGTCAGATTTGGTGAGCAAGGTGATCAGATGAGGGCACTGCAAGACTGCCAGAATGCACCAGGTCTGGGGGGAAAACGAATCCGGCTGAGCATAGGAATTTCTAAAAG ACTGAAAGCAGAATTCCAGCGGTACCAGTCATACAACTATAATGATTATTATCAAGATTATCAGAACTACTATTCACAGTGGAATTACGATCCTTATGCTGACTACAACTACAGCTCCTATACTCCCTATGATAGCATGCAAGCTGTTGGAGACTGTTCTTTAGGAGATGCTGTTATGGCTCCAGCTGTTTTTGAG gAAGCTTCAGCTATGACTGAAATCAATGATGACCTAATAACTGAAG atCCACAGCTGTACTTGGATGTTGATGAAATGAACAGACAATTTATGGAGACAAGTGAAGAACTCTATGATGCCCTCATGAATTGTCACTGGCAACCTCTGGATACGGTCACTTCTGACATCCCCTCTGCTATTTAA
- the PAK1IP1 gene encoding p21-activated protein kinase-interacting protein 1 isoform X2, producing MELVAGCYEQVLLGFATRPGQSWTVVPDFTHHAHTASLSAVAVNNRYVVTGSRDETIQIYDMKKKIEHGALLQHNGTITSLEFYGTAHLLSGAEDGLICIWNTKRWECLKSIKAHKGHVTSLSIHPSGKLALSVGTDKTLRTWNLVEGRSAFIKNLKQNAHIIKWSPDGEKYVTVIANKVDIYRLDTASITGTITTEKRISSLRFITDSVLAIAGDDEMIRFYSCDSQKCLCEFKAHENRIKDIYSFEREGQHVIVTASSDGYIKMWNLDLDKIRDGPSLLCEVNTKARLTCLAVWLDQASEMKENSDKTASSSQEDEKSSIARINKDFWTTKRVKIAKRKRKNIQEKQKVEAPVQKKKKKQNSSA from the exons ATGGAGCTGGTGGCGGGGTGCTAcgagcaggtgctgctggggttCGCCACGCGGCCCGGCCAG TCTTGGACAGTCGTCCCTGATTTTACACATCATGCCCACACTGCCTCATTGTCAGCAGTAGCAGTGAATAACAGATATGTGGTCACTGGAAGCAGAGATGAGACAATCCAAATCTatgacatgaaaaagaagatTGAACATGGGGCGCTGCTACAGCACAATG GCACGATAACTTCTTTGGAGTTCTATGGAACAGCACATCTACTGAGTGGGGCTGAAGATGGACTCATTTGTATCTGGAATACAAAGAGATGGGAATGTCTGAAATCCATTAAGGCACATAA GGGACATGTAACATCTCTTTCTATTCATCCTTCTGGGAAATTAGCTTTGTCAGTTGGAACAGATAAAACATTAAG AACTTGGAATCTTGTTGAAGGACGATCAGCCTTCATCAAAAACCTGAAGCAAA ATGCACACATAATTAAATGGTCCCCTGATGGAGAGAAGTATGTGACTGTGATAGCAAACAAAGTGGATATCTACAGACTTGACACAGCTTCAATCACTGGCACCATTACAACAGAGAAGAGGATTTCTTCACTTAGATTTATTACA GATTCTGTCCTTGCCATAGCTGGAGATGATGAAATGATTAGGTTCTACAGCTGTGACTCTCAAAAATGCTTGTGTGAATTTAAAGCTCATGAAAACAg AATAAAAGATATTTACAGTTTTGAAAGAGAAGGACAGCATGTCATTGTTACTGCATCCAGTGACGGTTACATTAAAATGTGGAATCTGGATCTTGATAAG ATTAGAGATGGGCCATCTTTACTGTGTGAAGTCAATACCAAAGCTAGGCTGACATGTCTTGCAGTGTGGCTTGACCAAGcttcagaaatgaaagaaaactctGATAAAACTGCATCATCATCTCAAG aagatgaaaaatcATCAATAGCCAGGATAAACAAAGATTTTTGGACTACTAAAAGGGttaaaatagcaaaaagaaagagaaaaaatattcaagagaAACAAAAGGTGGAAGCTCCagtgcaaaagaagaaaaagaaacagaatagCTCGGCATGA